The window ACTAATGACATAGTCGGATGTGGGATCGATGGGGTTTCTCATGACATTTTTTCACGTAAGTACCTCCTGATTATCTCAATCAAACTGTTTTATGTTTGGAAAAGTGTCATCAGTTACCTTTTATTTTCATGTCAGCAAAAATGGGGAGAGGGTAGGTTCAATCCGCAGGCAATTGAGTCATCCTCTGTACCCGACCATAGCTTTGCATAACCCAAACGAAGAAGTTTCTGTCAACTTCGGACAGATGgggttttcttttgattttgaggtAAGTACTATTGAGAGtaaacaagatgatgatgatatacatctctttacatatttttttctgatacAATCTTCCATATCTGATCACCTTTCTATATTAGAAATTTGAAGCATCATTGAGGGATAAGAAAGATATGGAAATTGAAAAGATTTCCTTGTCGCGAAGCATTAGTCAGGGGTGAGCATCTTCATTTCTGCCGgttctcttgtttttatttgtgcTCAAGCTTcccctctttttttctttttcttttcaggcTTGTCAAAACCTACCTCCATCATTATGGTTATGAAGATTCCTTTAGAGCTTTTACCCTGGCTGCAAGTAAAGTTCCTCCTACTGATGTTGCACAAGAAGCTGGTTTTGATGAGTATGAATTGCATCTACGGAAACATCTCAGAGAGGTACTTCTCACTGCTATCATCATTATcttgctgttgttgtttttttgtttggaggtatgaaaaacaaaaacatactacATTGCTACTACTTTCCTCTTTGAttctttgttgtttcatatCGAACTGATCCATGCATTCCGGTTTGTTAAAGCTTATAATGACTGCTGAGATTGATGCTGCTTCTGCTGAACTCGAGAATAGATTTCCCCAACTTATCGAGGTGGGTTGAGGAACTAGTTAACTTTTCGAGTCACTTACATTGTTGTTAGTTTGAGATATGAACTCTTCCAACATTATCTGCAGGTTGGATCAGAAGTTTACTTCGTCCTTGTCTGTCAAAACATCATCGAATTAGTACGGGTATGCTCTTTAATCCTTGTATATTTACTACCCATCAGATCCATGGACCATGGTTGTATGTCTCTAATTAAATTTCCCTGTGCAGAAAGGGGCAAGAGCAGAAGCTAACACATATGCAAAGGAGAAGAACTTAGAAGACTTAAGAGAttcatatcaattaaaaaagcTTTTCGATGTTAGTACTGTGATTCTTCAAACCTTTGGTTGGGATTTTGATATTTCACTCATAGTTTTGCTTTTTCTGTTTCAGGGCTGCAAGGCTCTTCTTGAGTGTGAAACTGTTGATGCTGCGGATCTTTTAGGAGAGACACATAAAGCCAGAGTAGCAGACTTTATCAATGAAGCAGTTTTAGCAACTAATCCTCAGTACAATCCTACTTCACTTGAGCAAGTTCTTAGACAGGTTGGAGCGACCTGCGCCCTCTACCGCTGTTGATGAGAGAGAGGCTTTTGTTAATTTGAATCTTAGTGGTTATAAAaaatcgtgtttttttttttttatgatactGATCTTTGTGTAAACTAATTTCCAAATttctaaaaagaagaaaagaaaaggtcgTCCTTAACTGTATAATTTATTGACCATTTTGATCTATGGGAGCTTGAGAAAATTTATTAGAAGAGAGATGAGTAGATATTTGTTCAGAACAGATAATGACATATACGTTTACTTATCTAATCATTTCTTACGTAGCTTTCTAGGAACCGTAATCAAAATACACACAATGATCTCCtcatgggttttttttttgtttgtttgacgcagatcagttttttttttttttttttttttttNNNNNNNNNNNNNNNNNNNNNNNNNNNNNNNNNNNNNNNNNNNNNNNNNNNNNNNNNNNNNNNNNNNNNNNNNNNNNNNNNNNNNNNNNNNNNNNNNNNNNNNNNNNNNNNNNNNNNNNNNNNNNNNNNNNNNNNNNNNNNNNNNNNNNNNNNNNNNNNNNNNNNNNNNNNNNNNNNNNNNNNNNNNNNNNNNNNNNNNNNNNNNNNNNNNNNNNNNNNNNNNNNNNNNNNNNNNNNNNNNCTGGAGATGGTTGCTTTTGCTGGAAAATGTTGAAACTGAAGAGAAACAATAGACGTACACAAATTTCGATTAGTGATAAACGAGGGAAAGAGTCAATCCAATCAAAAAGTATTGTCAGCAACgatccaaacaaaacaaaactttttaaaagaagaaaaacctaaCAAACATGCCTTACAACTCTGGTTCCATTCTagaatatgagtttttttttctagttttttttttttttttttttttttgtcaacagacGCAGATcaattatactatatatgttCCCTTCCCTTTTGTAGAGCCAGCCAGCCTTTACTCTCATTCTCACTCTCTGGTAGAGGAGAAGGATCATTCATTCTGTGAACTGGGCAGTGGACAAATCCATGTGTGGATACACATAAACAGTCTTTTCATCCAGTTGTTTCTGAATCCACATCAGTTTCTTCAGTAAGCGATCAAGTTTGGGCCCTGCATATAAACATAACATCATCACACATTGGAAAACCGTTTTAAGCATCATGATAAgctcattatttttgttttaatttttttaccttttactGAAGTTTGGCTTGTATAAATGGCTGCATTTACTTGGCTGGCTACCTTGAACCAGTGTGAGTCGCTAAACAACTCATTACACGGACAGTTTGGATGTCTCTGGGTAGCGGCGAGAGTACCGAAACTTTGCTCCAATTCTCTTAGAAACATCTCCTGCAATGATTTCAAAAGGATTACCAAAACACTTACGGACTCAACGAGCAATATAAACTAAAACTATATAGGTGCTTCAATTCAAACATAGGGATGGTATAAAGGTGAGAATAGTAACAGAAGGACACAGAGAAGAGGAAGCAAGGGATGAAGACCTACGTTCTGTTCAGCAAGTGGTGCAAGCTTATCCTCAGCAAACGTAATGGCCTCCTCGGTCTTGTCTTGGCGGATTAGTTCTATCAACATTTGCTGGTGGAGATGAAAACTCGCCTTCAGTATCTGCAAACACATAGCTCTCATGTGTTAAAAAAAGACCAATTCTTCTCTTAAGGATCTCACTGAAGTGTTTTCTGCATAGCATTGTTGTACCTCAGGGTTTAAAGCATTCAATTTCTCAACAGCATCCTCGAGATCTCTGGATTCAATAGCCCTGACAAACCCAGTCGTTCATTCATACTCGCAAGATCTACTACTGCTGTTACATATATTACAAGATTAAACacacatcatcaacaacatcatcaacaacaacaacaacatcatcatcatcatcatcatcatcatcatcatcatcatcatcatcatcaaaaatcaaaaggatACCTTGAGTTCTAGATTCCTCTTGAAATATCTCAGCTGCTTCTCCAAATCCTTCAGCAACAAGAAGATCCATCACGAGCATGCT is drawn from Camelina sativa cultivar DH55 chromosome 8, Cs, whole genome shotgun sequence and contains these coding sequences:
- the LOC104707233 gene encoding ran-binding protein 10-like; the protein is MESEDLELYDIGGAMEEEKRPGELLAVGRSDEIAGDYLTVKHTGPDNGERFFQAENPAPRNRIAYNFEALIKHAGEKGEITIGFSKEHGREKGVEHYGYTSNTGVIYGQDDQDVVFGQTFTTNDIVGCGIDGVSHDIFFSKNGERVGSIRRQLSHPLYPTIALHNPNEEVSVNFGQMGFSFDFEKFEASLRDKKDMEIEKISLSRSISQGLVKTYLHHYGYEDSFRAFTLAASKVPPTDVAQEAGFDEYELHLRKHLRELIMTAEIDAASAELENRFPQLIEVGSEVYFVLVCQNIIELVRKGARAEANTYAKEKNLEDLRDSYQLKKLFDGCKALLECETVDAADLLGETHKARVADFINEAVLATNPQYNPTSLEQVLRQVGATCALYRC
- the LOC104707234 gene encoding LOW QUALITY PROTEIN: glucose-induced degradation protein 8 homolog (The sequence of the model RefSeq protein was modified relative to this genomic sequence to represent the inferred CDS: inserted 1 base in 1 codon) — protein: METSKVVLTREVWESNLEEIQLSVEDVSMLVMDLLVAEGFGEAAEIFQEESRTQAVVDLASMNERLXFVRAIESRDLEDAVEKLNALNPEILKASFHLHQQMLIELIRQDKTEEAITFAEDKLAPLAEQNEMFLRELEQSFGTLAATQRHPNCPCNELFSDSHWFKVASQVNAAIYTSQTSVKGPKLDRLLKKLMWIQKQLDEKTVYVYPHMDLSTAQFTE